A single region of the Octopus bimaculoides isolate UCB-OBI-ISO-001 chromosome 6, ASM119413v2, whole genome shotgun sequence genome encodes:
- the LOC106873382 gene encoding serine/arginine-rich splicing factor 6, whose protein sequence is MDDVATSRMGTRVYIGRLSYHAREKDVERFFRGFGRIRDIMLKNGYGFVEFEDYRDADDAVYELNGKELCGERVIVEHARGLPRSEESWRDRDRGSRFPPRRRGGRDKYGPPTRTEFRLIVENLSSRVSWQDLKDYMRQAGEVTYADAHKDRKNEGIVEFATYSDMKNALDKLDDTEINGRHIRLIEDRPRKRRRSSRSHSRSRSRSRSRSRRRSRSHSRSRSGSHHSRSRSEQSRSRSRSRSRQSASRSPSKSRSKSPSHSRSNTPRSRSVSKSKSKSRSPSPSRSKSRTPEPKENGSPVEENQVNDKDYGITNEEMEQSCWKITLLNGLCHHQHRTGETSSVV, encoded by the exons ATGGACGACGTGGCTACTTCTCGT ATGGGAACTCGAGTGTATATTGGTCGTTTGTCTTACCATGCCAGAGAGAAAGATGTGGAGAGATTTTTCCGCGGATTCGGTAGAATCAGAGACATCATGCTGAAAAATGGCTATGGATTTGTT GAATTTGAAGATTATAGGGATGCTGATGATGCAGTATATGAGTTAAATGGTAAAGAACTATGTGGTGAGAG AGTGATTGTGGAACATGCTCGTGGGTTACCAAGGAGCGAGGAAAGTTGGCGTGATAGAGATAGGGGTTCACGCTTTCCACCCCGTCGCCGAGGAGGCAGAGACAA GTATGGGCCTCCCACAAGGACAGAGTTCAGACTTATAGTTGAAAATTTATCATCTAGAGTCAGTTGGCAG GATCTCAAAGACTATATGCGACAGGCTGGTGAAGTGACATATGCTGATGCTCATAAGGACCGTAAAAATGAGGG aATTGTAGAGTTTGCCACATATTCAGATATGAAAAATGCCTTAGATAAATTGGATGATACAGAGATTAATGGGAGGCACATAAGGTTGATTGAAGACAGACCACGTAAGCGTAGGCGCAG cTCTCGCTCTCATTCACGTAGCCGATCAAGGTCTCGATCTCGGTCACGCAGAAGGAGCCGGTCTCACTCTCGTTCTAGATCTGGGTCTCATCATAGTCGATCTCGTTCCGAACAGTCTCGATCTCGTTCTAGATCAAGAAGTAGGCAGTCTGCAAGCCGCAGTCCCAGTAAAAGCAGGAGCAAGAGTCCTAGCCATTCGAGATCCAACACGCCACGGTCACGATCAGTAAGCAAGAGTAAATCTAAGTCACGGTCTCCTTCACCATCCCGTTCTAAGTCTAGAACTCCGGAACCAAAGGAAAATGGTTCACCAGTTGAAGAAAATCAAGTCAATGACAAAGAT TATGGAATAACAAATGAAGAAATGGAGCAGAGCTGTTGGAAAATAACCTTACTAAATGGCTTATGTCATCATCAACACCGTACTGGTGAAACTAGTTCAGTGGTCTAA